Part of the Halomarina litorea genome is shown below.
CCTCCTCGCCATCGGCGCCGGGGCGGTCCTCATGGTCCTCGGCCTCGTCAGCTTGCTCAGTTCCCCGGGGATGGCCCTGCTGATGTTGCTCGTCGGCGCAGGGGTCGTCGCCTACGCGTTCTACCGCCGCCAGCAGGGCCTCGTCGTCCACGCCTCGGGCGTGACTCTCTCGCTTCACATCTCGCGTGGCGAACAGGTCGACGAGTTCCTCTGGTACGTCAACGAACAGCGACAGGACGACCCGGCCGAGAACCGCCTGGTCGCCTGAACGGCCCGCGACCGGCGGTCCGACCTCCCCCTCACGCGCGGCTCCCGCGGGCGGCGCGCCCTACGTCCGGCCCGCGCCCTTGACCTGTTCGACCTCGGCTTCGACGTGGATACCGTCGGGGAAGCTTCGCTGGGCGGCGTCGCGGGCGAACTCGTCGTGGCCGACGATGCGCATGGTCCGGGTGTACACGGAGTAGTCCCACGACTCGAACTCGCCGCCGTCGGGATGGAGGCGTTTGGGCTGCGGGACGCGATACTCCGTCGGGGGCCTCGGGTGGGGACCCTTGCACTCGACGCCCTTGCGGGCGGCGCTGGTCTTGATGTCCGAGACGACCGATTCGAGGACGTTCCGGTCGCCGCTGGTGAACGTGAGCGTCGTGACGAAGGCCATACCCCTCTGTCCGCGGCGAACGACTAAAACGCACTCATCGCCGCCCGGATGGCGATATTCTCTTAAAGTCCCACACAGTAACGGAAGGCATGATAGAGGCCACGAGCTCCGGAGCGATCCTGTTCCGCGATACCCGTGGCCGTCGCGAGTACCTCCTGCTCAAGTCGCGCACGGGCGACTGGGAGTTCCCCAAGGGCGGTGTGGAAGGGGAAGAAGAGCTACAGCAGACGGCCATCAGGGAAATCGCAGAGGAAGCCGGCATCGAGGACATCAGACTCGTCGACGGCTTCCGCGAGGACTACGACTACATCTTCGAGGCGAACGGGAACACCATCCACAAGACGGTCCACCTGTTCATCGCGAAGTCCTTCGAGGCGAGCGCCGAACTCTCGCGCGAGCACCGCGACCTGCAGTGGCGCGACTACGAGCAGGCCGTCAACACCATCACGCAGGACGGCCCCCGCGAGATACTCGAACAGGCCCACGAGTTCCTCGACAACGGCGGACTGGACGAACGAAACGGGCACCACGGCGGCGGCGAGGGCGCGAGCGACGACAACGCGACGAGCGCCGAGAACTGAATGCCCGGGGCGGAGTCGGAGTTCACCTTCGAACTCCGCGTCTGCCAGTGGGCCGAACGCCACTGGCCCCCCGAGCGGTCGCTCCCCGACGACCGGACCGCCCTCGTCGCCCGCCAGCTCGGCACGCGCGGGCGGCGCTGGGACACCCTCGTCGTCGAGTGCGACAGCGACGCGCTCGCCGCGCGCGCCGTCTTCGGATCCGACCGACTCGACTCGGACCTCCTGCACGTCGTTCGCGACGCCCCCGGCGAGTGGGCGTTCTACCGCGACGCGCTCCCCCATCCCGGCTACCCGTGGCGCTACGTCCGCGAGGCCATCCACACGGCCGAGGAGCGTGGAATCGTCGAGACGCGCCGCGCGGGCAACCGCATCGAGATTCGCCGGAAGTGGCACTACCCCGACTGGGTTCATCGGGTAATCGCCATCGAGAACAAGCCGGACCTCGACGCCAGCGCCGCCCGCCGCCTCGCAGACCAGATGGAACGCGACGTGGCGCTCTCGCTCGCGGACGAGGTGTGGGTCGCCACGCGCGCGACGGGCGAGTCCGTCGAACCCGCCCTGCTCGAACGCCTCCCCGTGGAGGTCGGACTGCTCGCGTTCGACTCGGAGGCGGGGACGGCGAACGTGGCGTGGCACCCCAACTCGCTCGACGTGGACGCGCCGGGGACGCGCATCGAGGAGCGGCCCGCCGGGAACGCCCACGACGAGTCGGCCGCCCGCTTCGAGTACGTCGACGCCGAGTGGAAACGCGAGAAGCGCCTCGAAATCGCCGAGCGCGCCTACGAGCGCGGGTGGCGCGCCTACGTCGGCACGATGCGTCCGGACTGTCGGCACTTCGAACTCCGGGAGCGGGCGGGCGATACGCTCCCGTGGTGTGCGGCGAAGGGTCACAGCCCGACGGCCCGCGAGTGCTCGGGGTCCTGTCCGGAGTTCACGCCCGAACCGCCCGCGTGGCGGACCCGCGGGTGGCCAATCGAGGGCGGGCCGGGGAAGGGGTTCAGGCGGCTGCTCGACCGCCAGCGCGACCGGACGCGCCGCCCATGAGCGGGGTCAGTCCTCGGCTCCGGCTTCGTCCGCCGGTTCCTCGTCGAGGGCCTCGACGTTGAGGTCCTCGCGTTCGACGGCGAGTCGGAACGTGG
Proteins encoded:
- a CDS encoding uS10/mL48 family ribosomal protein codes for the protein MAFVTTLTFTSGDRNVLESVVSDIKTSAARKGVECKGPHPRPPTEYRVPQPKRLHPDGGEFESWDYSVYTRTMRIVGHDEFARDAAQRSFPDGIHVEAEVEQVKGAGRT
- a CDS encoding bis(5'-nucleosyl)-tetraphosphatase, giving the protein MIEATSSGAILFRDTRGRREYLLLKSRTGDWEFPKGGVEGEEELQQTAIREIAEEAGIEDIRLVDGFREDYDYIFEANGNTIHKTVHLFIAKSFEASAELSREHRDLQWRDYEQAVNTITQDGPREILEQAHEFLDNGGLDERNGHHGGGEGASDDNATSAEN
- a CDS encoding DUF5787 family protein; the encoded protein is MPGAESEFTFELRVCQWAERHWPPERSLPDDRTALVARQLGTRGRRWDTLVVECDSDALAARAVFGSDRLDSDLLHVVRDAPGEWAFYRDALPHPGYPWRYVREAIHTAEERGIVETRRAGNRIEIRRKWHYPDWVHRVIAIENKPDLDASAARRLADQMERDVALSLADEVWVATRATGESVEPALLERLPVEVGLLAFDSEAGTANVAWHPNSLDVDAPGTRIEERPAGNAHDESAARFEYVDAEWKREKRLEIAERAYERGWRAYVGTMRPDCRHFELRERAGDTLPWCAAKGHSPTARECSGSCPEFTPEPPAWRTRGWPIEGGPGKGFRRLLDRQRDRTRRP